Proteins from a genomic interval of Pradoshia eiseniae:
- the gntK gene encoding gluconokinase: MFYIGVDIGTTSTKAVLFTEETKVHCVSHVEYPLHSPLPMIAEQDPEEIFQAVIKAIKNVVDMSGAGPDDIRFVSFSSAMHSIIAVDEQGLPITACITWADSRSKAWADKIKNEMDGHGIYMRTGTPIHPMSPLAKIAWLTHDCPDIAEKTYKYISIKEYVFYKLFSQFVIDHSIASATGLFSLADLDWDEEALRAAGITRDRLSEPVATTWHTAGMKEQFAEKMGLSVRTAFVIGASDGVLSNLGVNAIDPGIVAVTIGTSGAIRTVTDRPVTDEKGRIFCYALTDKHWVIGGPVNNGGMTFRWLRDELASAEVETARRLGIDSYEVLTQIASRVKPGAEGLLFHPYLAGERAPLWNPDARGSFFGLGMHHKKEHMVRAVLEGVIFNLYTVLLALQELIGVPEKIKATGGFARSPLWRQMLADIFNQEVEIPESFESSCLGAVVLGRYAIGEIQDFSVVKTLVGTTHVHTPNTQHVEVYEELIPIYISIYRKLEEEYASITAFQNKWVNEILE, from the coding sequence ATGTTTTATATAGGGGTAGATATTGGGACGACTTCAACAAAAGCGGTCCTCTTTACCGAGGAAACAAAGGTTCATTGCGTGAGTCATGTAGAATATCCGCTGCACAGCCCTTTGCCAATGATTGCGGAACAGGACCCGGAAGAAATCTTCCAGGCGGTCATAAAAGCTATCAAGAATGTTGTTGATATGAGCGGTGCTGGACCGGATGATATCCGTTTTGTCTCTTTTAGCTCAGCGATGCACAGCATTATTGCTGTTGATGAGCAAGGGCTGCCTATTACCGCATGTATTACTTGGGCAGACAGCCGGTCTAAGGCATGGGCGGATAAGATCAAGAATGAAATGGATGGGCATGGGATTTACATGCGGACAGGCACCCCTATTCATCCGATGTCTCCTTTGGCGAAAATCGCTTGGTTAACCCATGATTGTCCTGATATTGCCGAGAAGACCTATAAGTATATTTCCATTAAGGAATATGTTTTTTATAAATTGTTTTCTCAGTTTGTGATTGACCACTCTATCGCTTCTGCAACAGGACTGTTCTCATTGGCAGACTTGGATTGGGATGAGGAAGCCTTGCGTGCGGCCGGAATCACAAGAGACCGCTTGTCCGAGCCTGTTGCGACAACTTGGCATACTGCCGGGATGAAGGAGCAATTTGCAGAAAAGATGGGACTTTCGGTTCGTACAGCATTTGTCATAGGTGCGAGCGATGGGGTCCTTTCCAATCTTGGCGTGAATGCGATAGATCCGGGAATTGTCGCAGTCACGATTGGAACGAGCGGGGCCATCAGAACGGTGACAGACCGTCCGGTGACAGATGAGAAAGGGCGTATATTTTGTTATGCTTTGACCGATAAGCATTGGGTAATCGGCGGACCAGTCAACAATGGCGGGATGACATTTCGCTGGCTCCGGGATGAACTGGCATCTGCTGAAGTAGAAACAGCCAGAAGGCTCGGAATTGATTCCTATGAGGTATTAACCCAGATTGCTTCAAGAGTTAAGCCTGGAGCAGAAGGACTGCTCTTCCATCCATATTTGGCAGGTGAAAGAGCCCCGCTTTGGAATCCGGATGCACGCGGTTCCTTCTTTGGGCTGGGGATGCACCATAAAAAGGAGCATATGGTTCGAGCCGTATTGGAAGGGGTCATCTTTAATCTTTATACCGTCTTGCTTGCTCTGCAGGAATTAATAGGGGTGCCAGAGAAGATAAAAGCTACAGGAGGCTTTGCCCGATCGCCATTATGGCGGCAGATGCTTGCTGATATTTTTAATCAAGAGGTGGAGATACCGGAGAGCTTTGAAAGTTCTTGTCTTGGTGCGGTTGTGCTTGGCCGCTACGCTATCGGAGAAATCCAGGACTTCTCGGTCGTAAAAACGCTTGTCGGCACAACCCATGTTCACACTCCAAATACGCAGCATGTCGAAGTTTACGAGGAGCTTATTCCGATCTATATCAGTATCTACCGCAAGTTGGAAGAGGAATATGCAAGCATCACCGCATTCCAGAATAAATGGGTGAATGAGATATTGGAATAG
- a CDS encoding glycerol-3-phosphate responsive antiterminator, producing the protein MKRSILPASSNMKDFERFLESPFEAGVMLELHLSQIKHVTQMAKSKNKKLFFHIDLIHGLKNDEYGTQYLCQEFRPYGLISTKSSVIQQAKKHGVVAVQRIFMIDSHAIERSFRIVEKCQPDYIEVLPGSMPAMIKEVSERFQIPVFAGGLIRTEREAHEALAAGATSITSSNHKLWEHFSVK; encoded by the coding sequence ATGAAACGAAGTATATTACCAGCATCATCAAATATGAAGGATTTTGAAAGATTTCTAGAATCACCGTTCGAGGCGGGAGTTATGCTCGAACTTCATTTGTCTCAGATTAAGCATGTCACACAGATGGCAAAATCTAAAAATAAGAAATTATTTTTTCATATAGATTTAATACATGGATTGAAAAATGATGAATATGGCACACAGTATTTATGTCAGGAATTTCGCCCATATGGGTTGATATCTACTAAGTCAAGTGTGATTCAGCAAGCTAAAAAGCATGGGGTCGTGGCGGTTCAGCGTATCTTCATGATTGATAGTCATGCGATTGAAAGAAGCTTCAGAATTGTGGAGAAATGTCAGCCGGACTATATTGAGGTCCTCCCGGGATCTATGCCTGCCATGATTAAGGAGGTTTCAGAAAGATTCCAAATTCCGGTGTTTGCCGGAGGGCTGATTCGGACTGAGAGAGAGGCACATGAAGCATTGGCGGCTGGCGCTACATCTATCACGAGTTCGAATCATAAATTGTGGGAACATTTTTCTGTAAAATGA
- a CDS encoding YhgE/Pip domain-containing protein, which yields MNKFNNGNRFASLRQSRGFWVSVIAVLLVPLLYGLIMLTPSWGPYDNLSNLPVAVVNNDAGTVNDGKEVNVGKDLEAKLKAGNDLGWEFVNSSQAQRGLKDNDYYMVIEIPEDFSRKVATVMDENPEKPELKYIQNEGLHFIAATATNTAIEKISNQLSNEITETYTETVFASLGDVEEGFSEGAEGAKKLNDGSVKLQDGTGTLLTSLTGKAGDINKLADGANQVAAGNAQVNSGWKTAVQGSGQLANGAGQVAAGSRTLNQSLSEKKGDIETLANGAKSIASGTGLLYNSLSSKSNDIEALAKGTEDLRKGSQTMYGQLSGNKDQIEALAEGGKAVNKGATDLKDGTTSMLNGLQNAKAGVDQIYEGIQPLEEGSAALAAGLNQLASQTPDLAKGASDVAKGLEQLGELVPGLKATKEYNDLLEGARKVSAGVEAVNSGITKEDGLKNGSVALSQGISNKLKPGVGALSFQFGDKIIPGQEKLVDGAEKLAAGATQIQAGTTKVNTSWDALTTGAKSLNGGLTTVAAGNASVNEGWKTAVAGTSELTAGAKQVADGNAQVNEGWKTAVDGSGQLAAGANQVADGSKELNSSLAAKSGDIQTLAAGAKQVADGNATVKTGWAAMTDGVKQLDDGVGQVKDGTQELATGLDNGAKRVAATNREDANKSQLANPVQLAGEKINGYPFYRYANAPYVLSLALFVGALLMVMAVGVRRPAGAEMSPLAWYARRYGFLALLVSGQAILLTVFTSFYVHSGFLNTISMIPFAMLAGLTFMTIAFFLVMLLGNIGLLIGAAFLIMQLSTTGSALPIDMLPEYLRNLSQFLPMSYSIAGFRSLISLDDFGGMLVNGGILFIFLALFAGLAFAVSYLKKDRAVEDSDLAA from the coding sequence ATGAACAAATTTAATAACGGAAATCGATTTGCAAGCCTTAGACAAAGCAGAGGATTCTGGGTGTCGGTTATTGCCGTATTACTGGTACCGCTCTTGTACGGCTTAATTATGCTCACGCCAAGCTGGGGCCCGTATGATAATCTATCGAATTTGCCTGTGGCAGTCGTCAATAATGACGCTGGAACGGTGAACGATGGCAAGGAGGTGAATGTGGGCAAGGATTTAGAAGCGAAATTAAAGGCCGGCAATGATTTAGGCTGGGAATTCGTAAACAGCAGCCAAGCACAACGCGGACTTAAAGATAACGATTATTATATGGTGATTGAAATTCCTGAGGATTTCTCCAGGAAGGTTGCGACGGTCATGGACGAAAATCCCGAAAAGCCTGAGTTGAAGTACATCCAAAATGAAGGCTTGCATTTCATTGCCGCAACGGCAACCAACACGGCAATCGAAAAAATCAGCAATCAGCTTTCAAATGAAATCACAGAAACCTATACAGAAACCGTCTTCGCATCCTTAGGAGATGTAGAGGAAGGATTCTCCGAAGGTGCTGAGGGAGCTAAAAAGCTCAATGATGGCTCAGTGAAGCTTCAAGATGGGACAGGAACATTGCTGACTTCCTTAACAGGCAAGGCAGGAGACATTAATAAGCTGGCTGATGGAGCTAATCAAGTAGCAGCTGGTAATGCTCAAGTGAATTCAGGCTGGAAAACAGCGGTCCAGGGGTCTGGCCAGTTAGCAAATGGAGCCGGTCAGGTGGCGGCCGGGAGCAGGACGCTTAATCAGTCCTTGAGCGAGAAAAAAGGGGATATTGAAACATTGGCAAATGGGGCTAAATCTATAGCTTCGGGAACAGGTTTGTTATATAACTCCTTAAGTTCAAAATCAAATGACATCGAAGCGCTCGCAAAAGGAACCGAGGATTTAAGGAAAGGTTCTCAAACGATGTATGGTCAGTTATCTGGAAATAAGGATCAGATAGAGGCGTTGGCTGAAGGAGGAAAAGCAGTAAATAAAGGAGCAACGGATCTTAAAGATGGTACAACTAGTATGCTAAATGGTCTTCAAAATGCAAAAGCTGGAGTAGACCAAATATATGAAGGGATTCAGCCATTAGAAGAAGGTAGTGCGGCTTTGGCAGCTGGCTTGAATCAACTTGCATCTCAAACACCTGACCTTGCAAAAGGTGCTTCAGATGTAGCAAAGGGTCTTGAACAATTAGGCGAGTTAGTACCTGGTTTAAAAGCAACGAAAGAATATAATGATCTTTTAGAAGGTGCTCGCAAGGTATCAGCAGGTGTAGAGGCAGTTAATAGTGGTATAACTAAAGAGGATGGATTGAAAAATGGATCTGTAGCTCTTTCTCAAGGTATATCCAATAAACTAAAGCCAGGAGTTGGAGCATTATCATTTCAATTTGGAGATAAGATTATTCCTGGTCAAGAAAAACTTGTTGATGGAGCTGAGAAGCTTGCTGCAGGAGCAACACAAATTCAAGCTGGTACTACAAAAGTAAACACAAGCTGGGATGCCCTAACAACAGGAGCTAAGTCACTCAATGGTGGACTGACCACTGTCGCAGCAGGCAATGCATCTGTGAATGAAGGTTGGAAGACGGCTGTTGCTGGAACAAGTGAATTGACAGCAGGAGCCAAACAAGTAGCAGACGGCAACGCTCAGGTCAACGAAGGCTGGAAAACCGCAGTTGACGGTTCAGGTCAATTGGCAGCTGGTGCAAACCAAGTGGCAGATGGAAGCAAGGAGCTCAATTCTTCCTTAGCAGCGAAATCGGGGGATATCCAAACACTTGCAGCAGGAGCGAAGCAAGTGGCGGATGGCAATGCTACTGTAAAGACTGGCTGGGCAGCGATGACAGACGGTGTTAAGCAGTTAGATGATGGTGTCGGTCAAGTGAAGGATGGAACACAGGAACTAGCAACAGGTTTAGACAATGGAGCTAAAAGGGTAGCTGCCACAAACAGAGAGGATGCAAATAAATCTCAATTGGCCAACCCAGTTCAATTAGCTGGCGAAAAAATAAACGGTTATCCATTCTATCGTTACGCCAATGCGCCATATGTTTTATCACTAGCCTTATTTGTCGGTGCATTGCTGATGGTCATGGCAGTCGGAGTAAGAAGACCGGCAGGCGCGGAAATGTCGCCTCTTGCATGGTATGCGAGAAGATATGGATTCCTTGCATTGTTGGTATCTGGTCAGGCCATTTTGTTGACCGTTTTTACATCATTCTACGTTCATTCTGGATTTTTAAATACGATATCTATGATTCCTTTTGCCATGTTGGCAGGCTTGACGTTTATGACCATTGCATTTTTCCTTGTCATGCTATTAGGGAATATTGGTTTACTAATCGGAGCTGCCTTCTTGATTATGCAGCTTTCCACGACAGGTTCAGCATTGCCAATAGATATGCTGCCTGAATATTTAAGAAATTTAAGTCAGTTCTTGCCGATGTCTTATTCTATCGCCGGCTTTAGATCATTGATTTCGCTTGATGATTTTGGCGGCATGCTGGTTAACGGAGGCATATTGTTCATTTTCCTTGCTTTGTTTGCGGGATTGGCCTTTGCTGTATCGTACCTCAAGAAAGACAGAGCTGTTGAGGATAGTGATCTGGCAGCTTAA
- a CDS encoding MIP/aquaporin family protein has protein sequence MTPFMGEVLGTMILIIIGAGVCAGANLTKSYAKDAGWIVITIAWGLGVTLGVFAVGSISGAHLNPAVTIGLAFAGAFDWSQVPAYIAAQMIGAILGAAIIYLQYFPHWKATEDPGTKLGVFATGPAIPHAFSNLLSEIIGTFVLLLGLQFIGANEFTEGLNPIAVGLLIVAIGMALGGTTGYAINPARDLGPRIAHAILPIAGKGPSNWGYAWVPVVGPILGGSLGALFHQAFFLGEMTLTFWMVLAATVVVLLIALAIGPKNQDAAIQASDEPTKARL, from the coding sequence ATGACACCATTTATGGGTGAAGTACTAGGTACAATGATCCTGATCATTATCGGGGCAGGGGTATGTGCTGGTGCAAATTTAACAAAGTCTTATGCAAAGGATGCTGGCTGGATTGTCATCACGATTGCCTGGGGTCTTGGGGTAACACTTGGCGTATTTGCCGTTGGCAGTATTAGTGGAGCTCACTTAAATCCTGCTGTTACAATTGGTTTAGCGTTTGCTGGAGCATTCGATTGGAGTCAGGTTCCTGCTTACATCGCCGCTCAAATGATTGGTGCTATTTTAGGTGCAGCTATTATTTATCTTCAATATTTCCCGCATTGGAAAGCAACTGAAGACCCTGGAACAAAGCTTGGCGTTTTTGCTACAGGCCCAGCGATTCCACATGCTTTCTCTAACCTTTTAAGTGAAATTATCGGAACATTCGTCTTATTGCTAGGATTGCAATTTATTGGTGCGAATGAGTTTACGGAAGGCTTAAACCCGATTGCAGTTGGTCTTTTGATTGTCGCAATTGGGATGGCTCTTGGCGGTACTACTGGTTATGCCATCAATCCAGCGCGTGACCTTGGACCAAGGATTGCCCATGCGATTCTGCCGATTGCAGGAAAAGGTCCATCCAATTGGGGTTATGCTTGGGTACCGGTTGTCGGTCCAATCCTTGGCGGTTCTTTAGGGGCATTATTCCATCAGGCTTTCTTCCTTGGTGAAATGACGTTGACATTCTGGATGGTGCTTGCGGCAACTGTCGTGGTATTGCTGATTGCCTTGGCTATTGGCCCGAAGAATCAGGATGCAGCTATTCAAGCGTCAGATGAGCCAACAAAAGCAAGATTGTAA
- a CDS encoding alpha/beta hydrolase, translating into MLHGTGGTEMDLVPIAERISPGSSVLSVRGNVLENGMPRFFKRLSEGVFDEEDLKYRTEELREFIDEAADKYGFDRHNVLAIGYSNGANIAGSLLFHYENVLAGAILLHPMVPIRDIQLPEMPNLPVFIGAGRNDPICPPEETEELAEMLADKNADVTLHWENYGHQLTYAEIDAAANWFRKRFS; encoded by the coding sequence ATGCTTCATGGAACAGGCGGGACAGAAATGGACCTTGTGCCGATTGCGGAACGGATTTCCCCTGGCTCATCTGTGTTGAGTGTGAGAGGGAATGTTCTTGAAAATGGAATGCCACGCTTTTTTAAGAGATTGTCAGAAGGGGTTTTTGATGAAGAGGACTTAAAATACCGCACAGAGGAGCTCCGAGAATTCATAGACGAAGCAGCCGATAAGTACGGTTTTGATCGGCATAATGTTTTGGCAATTGGTTATTCCAATGGGGCAAACATTGCGGGGAGCCTTTTATTCCATTATGAGAATGTCCTTGCTGGTGCCATATTGCTCCATCCGATGGTTCCAATCCGAGATATACAATTACCTGAAATGCCGAATCTACCTGTCTTTATTGGAGCGGGCAGGAATGATCCTATTTGTCCTCCAGAGGAAACGGAAGAACTAGCGGAAATGCTTGCCGATAAAAATGCTGATGTCACATTGCACTGGGAAAACTATGGGCACCAGCTCACATATGCAGAGATCGATGCCGCAGCTAACTGGTTCAGGAAGCGATTTTCTTGA
- the glpK gene encoding glycerol kinase GlpK, whose product MEKYILSIDQGTTSSRAILFNKAGEIVHTSQKEFTQYFPKPGWVEHNANEIWGSVLAVIAGCLSEAGVSASQIAGIGITNQRETAVVWDKETGKPVYNAIVWQSRQTNDICEELKEKGYEDLVRSKTGLLIDAYFSGTKVKWILDHVEGAREKANEGKLLFGTIDTWLIWKLSGGKAHVTDYSNASRTLMYNIYDLKWDDELLEILDVPKSMLPEVRPSSEVYAETVEYHFFGESVPIAGVAGDQQAALFGQACFEKGMAKNTYGTGCFMLMNTGETPVKSETGLLTTLAWGIDGKVEYALEGSIFVAGSAIQWLRDGLRMFKDAADSEAYCRRVDSTDGVYVVPAFVGLGTPYWDSDARGAVFGLTRGTTKEHFVRATVESLAYQTKAVLDAMEKDSGIGLKTLRADGGAVKNNFLMEFQSDILNVPVEIPQVNETTALGSAYLAGLAVGFWESQEEIAKQWAVKKSFEPKMEEEVRAELVEGWEKAVASTRSFK is encoded by the coding sequence ATGGAGAAATATATTTTATCAATCGATCAGGGGACAACTAGTTCAAGGGCGATACTTTTCAATAAAGCTGGGGAGATTGTTCATACCTCTCAAAAGGAATTCACTCAATATTTTCCGAAACCGGGCTGGGTTGAGCATAATGCTAATGAGATTTGGGGATCTGTCCTAGCGGTCATCGCAGGCTGTCTGTCTGAAGCCGGTGTATCTGCGTCCCAAATCGCAGGTATCGGTATTACGAACCAGCGTGAAACAGCTGTTGTCTGGGATAAAGAGACTGGGAAGCCAGTTTACAACGCTATCGTTTGGCAATCACGCCAAACAAATGATATTTGCGAAGAGCTGAAAGAAAAAGGCTACGAAGACTTAGTCCGTTCAAAAACAGGTTTGTTGATTGATGCCTACTTCTCAGGAACAAAAGTGAAGTGGATCCTTGATCATGTAGAAGGGGCCCGTGAAAAAGCGAATGAAGGCAAACTTCTATTTGGTACAATTGATACATGGCTCATTTGGAAGCTTTCAGGCGGAAAAGCGCATGTGACGGATTATTCCAATGCCTCACGTACCCTTATGTATAATATTTATGACCTGAAATGGGATGATGAGCTTCTTGAGATCTTGGATGTGCCAAAATCTATGCTTCCGGAAGTTCGCCCATCCTCTGAAGTATATGCCGAAACGGTTGAATACCATTTCTTTGGAGAGAGTGTTCCGATTGCCGGTGTCGCAGGCGACCAGCAGGCAGCCTTGTTTGGACAGGCGTGCTTTGAAAAGGGCATGGCGAAAAATACGTATGGTACAGGCTGCTTCATGCTGATGAACACAGGCGAAACACCAGTGAAATCAGAGACAGGCTTACTTACAACTCTTGCATGGGGAATTGATGGAAAAGTTGAATATGCATTAGAAGGAAGTATCTTTGTAGCTGGCTCTGCGATTCAATGGTTAAGAGATGGCTTACGCATGTTTAAAGATGCGGCAGACAGTGAAGCTTATTGCAGACGCGTAGATTCCACTGATGGCGTGTATGTCGTTCCTGCATTCGTTGGTCTTGGCACGCCATATTGGGATAGTGATGCAAGAGGTGCTGTCTTTGGATTGACACGTGGAACAACAAAGGAACATTTTGTCCGTGCAACAGTTGAATCACTTGCTTATCAAACTAAAGCTGTTCTCGATGCGATGGAAAAGGATTCAGGCATTGGCTTGAAAACATTGCGTGCTGATGGCGGCGCCGTTAAGAACAACTTCCTGATGGAATTCCAAAGCGATATTCTAAATGTTCCAGTTGAAATTCCACAGGTAAATGAAACAACGGCCCTAGGTTCTGCTTACTTGGCTGGACTTGCCGTTGGCTTCTGGGAATCACAAGAGGAGATTGCCAAGCAATGGGCTGTGAAGAAATCATTTGAACCGAAGATGGAAGAAGAGGTACGTGCAGAGCTAGTCGAAGGCTGGGAAAAAGCCGTGGCAAGCACGCGGTCATTCAAGTAA
- a CDS encoding flavin reductase family protein: MITIDPTAMSERDNYKFLTGTIIPRPIAIVSSISNEGVVNIAPFSYFTIVSANPPMIAVSVQRKNRKKKDTSQNILDSREFVVHVTDESNIEDANQTAAELPPSVSELEVSSFQLTESETVRVPGIVPAKVRMECTLAKAIPLGGQVADDASCDLIIGNVTRYHIDESIYENGQIDAEGLRPVSRLAGNHYMKLGEQFILERPK; this comes from the coding sequence ATGATTACAATAGATCCAACGGCTATGAGTGAGAGGGATAATTATAAATTCCTGACTGGAACGATTATTCCCCGCCCAATCGCGATTGTTTCGTCTATTTCAAATGAAGGGGTTGTCAATATAGCTCCGTTCAGCTACTTTACGATTGTGAGCGCAAATCCGCCTATGATTGCTGTTTCTGTCCAAAGAAAGAACAGGAAAAAGAAAGATACCTCTCAAAATATATTGGACTCCCGCGAGTTTGTTGTTCATGTGACGGATGAAAGCAATATAGAAGATGCAAATCAAACTGCAGCTGAGCTTCCTCCAAGCGTAAGCGAGCTTGAGGTGTCAAGCTTCCAATTGACTGAAAGTGAGACCGTTCGCGTTCCCGGAATCGTCCCCGCAAAGGTGAGGATGGAATGCACACTCGCCAAAGCGATTCCTCTTGGCGGACAGGTGGCTGATGACGCTAGCTGCGACCTTATCATCGGAAATGTCACCCGTTATCATATTGATGAATCCATCTATGAAAATGGACAAATTGATGCTGAGGGATTACGGCCAGTCAGCCGTCTTGCCGGCAATCATTATATGAAATTGGGAGAACAATTCATTCTTGAAAGACCGAAATGA
- a CDS encoding glycerol-3-phosphate dehydrogenase/oxidase encodes MELNSLRRSDYKNELKHTNFDVLVIGGGITGAGIALDAATRGMKVALVEMQDFAAGTSSRSTKLVHGGLRYLKQMQVGVVAEVGKERAIVYENGPHVTTPEWMLLPFHEGGTFGKFSTSMGLRVYDFLAGVKKQERRKMLSVQETLERAPLVKKDGLKGGGYYVEYRTDDARLTIEVMKEAAAQGATVINYMKAEQLVYSNGKITGIIGKDMIDGEEITIHSRKVINASGPWVDTIREMDHSKKGKVLQLTKGVHIVIDQSKFPLQQAVYFDTPDGRMVFAIPRDGKAYVGTTDTFYDTDPKSPQMTDADRDYILDAINYMFPTVGVTKDDVESSWAGVRPLISEEGKGASEISRKDETWVSDSGLITIAGGKLTGYRKMAETVVNLVAKQFRSEGYKLFSSCATEKMPISGGHVGGSQQFERYIENHIKEGIDAGLSKEEAIAILKKYGSNAPLLFKMAYVYQEEAKLSGLPLDLFVSLHYSIEHELAATPLDFFNRRMGTLLFDIKSVLKWKEGVIEEMAKVLHWSAEEKEANTKELDQEIERATIPQPESMKL; translated from the coding sequence ATGGAACTTAATAGTCTACGCAGAAGTGATTACAAGAATGAACTTAAACATACAAATTTTGATGTTTTAGTGATTGGCGGGGGTATCACCGGAGCAGGAATCGCACTTGATGCCGCTACCCGCGGAATGAAGGTCGCTTTAGTTGAAATGCAGGACTTTGCTGCAGGGACATCCAGCCGCTCAACAAAATTGGTGCATGGCGGATTGCGTTACTTAAAGCAGATGCAGGTTGGCGTTGTTGCAGAGGTAGGTAAAGAGCGGGCAATCGTGTATGAGAATGGTCCGCATGTCACGACCCCAGAATGGATGCTGCTCCCGTTTCATGAGGGAGGTACATTTGGGAAATTCTCTACGTCAATGGGACTTAGAGTGTATGACTTCCTTGCGGGCGTGAAGAAGCAGGAGCGCAGAAAAATGCTCTCCGTGCAAGAGACATTAGAAAGAGCGCCGCTTGTAAAGAAGGATGGACTCAAGGGCGGCGGCTATTATGTCGAGTACCGTACAGATGACGCTCGATTGACTATTGAAGTCATGAAGGAGGCAGCTGCACAAGGAGCGACTGTTATCAATTACATGAAAGCTGAGCAATTAGTGTATAGTAACGGCAAAATTACAGGCATTATTGGCAAGGACATGATTGATGGGGAAGAGATAACCATTCATTCCCGTAAAGTCATCAATGCTTCCGGACCATGGGTAGATACAATTCGTGAGATGGATCATTCCAAAAAAGGAAAGGTTCTGCAGCTGACAAAAGGTGTCCATATTGTCATTGACCAATCAAAGTTTCCTTTGCAGCAAGCCGTTTATTTTGATACGCCAGACGGGCGGATGGTGTTTGCTATTCCTCGAGATGGAAAAGCCTATGTCGGTACAACGGATACATTTTATGATACCGATCCTAAAAGCCCGCAAATGACGGATGCAGACAGGGATTATATCCTTGATGCCATCAATTATATGTTCCCGACAGTTGGGGTGACTAAGGATGATGTCGAATCCAGCTGGGCAGGAGTAAGGCCGCTGATTAGCGAGGAAGGCAAAGGTGCATCTGAAATTTCTCGAAAGGATGAGACTTGGGTTTCTGATAGCGGGTTAATTACAATCGCCGGTGGGAAATTAACGGGTTACCGCAAGATGGCTGAAACGGTCGTGAACCTTGTGGCTAAGCAGTTCCGTTCAGAAGGCTATAAGCTCTTCTCCAGCTGCGCTACGGAAAAAATGCCAATCTCAGGCGGGCATGTAGGCGGTTCTCAGCAGTTTGAGCGATATATCGAAAACCATATCAAAGAGGGAATTGATGCTGGACTATCTAAAGAAGAGGCCATTGCTATCTTAAAAAAATATGGATCAAATGCGCCGCTCCTTTTCAAGATGGCCTATGTTTATCAGGAAGAAGCGAAGCTGTCAGGACTTCCTCTTGACCTATTTGTTTCTCTTCATTATTCCATTGAGCATGAATTGGCGGCAACCCCGCTAGATTTCTTCAACCGAAGGATGGGTACACTTTTATTTGATATTAAGTCCGTCTTGAAGTGGAAGGAAGGGGTCATTGAAGAAATGGCGAAGGTCCTTCACTGGTCTGCCGAGGAAAAAGAGGCGAATACGAAAGAGCTTGATCAAGAAATAGAGAGAGCAACGATACCGCAGCCTGAATCAATGAAATTGTAA
- a CDS encoding peroxiredoxin family protein, producing the protein MKKLIISIASIMILIPLSGARPLVERGDIIHTANARNPIKEGQPAPDFTLQTADGEQIRLSDYLGEKVLINFWASWCPPCREEMHVFENYFIANKPKAHLISINLTYAEKAIDDVQGYLRKNNLTFPVLLDTKGKTGESYQVLTLPTSIFIDSNGIIQKKWIGPLDNKTLQSILSNLK; encoded by the coding sequence ATGAAGAAGCTCATTATCAGCATCGCATCCATCATGATTTTGATTCCTTTATCAGGAGCTAGACCCCTTGTCGAACGAGGGGACATCATCCATACAGCTAATGCTCGCAACCCGATCAAGGAAGGACAGCCCGCTCCAGATTTTACTTTGCAAACCGCCGACGGCGAGCAAATCCGTCTCTCTGATTATCTGGGCGAAAAAGTCTTGATAAACTTTTGGGCCTCATGGTGCCCACCATGCCGGGAAGAAATGCACGTGTTCGAAAACTATTTCATTGCTAACAAACCTAAGGCTCACCTCATTAGCATCAACCTAACTTATGCAGAGAAAGCAATTGATGATGTTCAAGGCTATCTCAGAAAAAACAACTTAACATTCCCTGTCCTGCTCGATACCAAAGGAAAAACGGGTGAATCCTATCAAGTTCTCACCCTGCCAACAAGCATATTCATTGATTCCAACGGCATCATCCAGAAGAAATGGATTGGTCCTCTAGACAATAAAACCCTCCAATCCATCCTCTCAAACTTGAAGTAG